The Paraburkholderia acidisoli genome contains a region encoding:
- a CDS encoding NAD(P)H-dependent flavin oxidoreductase: MSLPAVLRRGLSIPVVGSPLFIISNPDLVIAQCKAGVIGSFPALNARPEALLGEWLDRITTELAEHDAKHPDKPAAPFAVNQIVHKSNDRLEHDLGVCAQYKVPIVITSLGAREEVNRAVHAWGGIVLHDIINNTFAKKAIDKGADGLIAVAAGAGGHAGTLSPFALIHEIREWFDGPLLLSGAIGNGNAILAAQAAGADLAYVGSAFIATHEANAADTYKQMIVDGSAGDIVYSNLFTGVHGNYLRASIVASGLDPDALPHADPSTMNFGSTRVKPWKDIWGSGQGIGAVKDIVPAAERVARLQREYEAARARLGVASSALPVETTAG; the protein is encoded by the coding sequence ATGTCCCTGCCCGCCGTGCTGCGCCGCGGCCTGTCGATTCCGGTCGTCGGCTCGCCGCTCTTCATCATTTCCAACCCCGATCTCGTGATCGCCCAGTGCAAGGCCGGCGTGATCGGCTCGTTTCCGGCGCTCAACGCACGGCCCGAAGCCTTGCTCGGCGAATGGCTCGACCGCATCACGACCGAACTCGCCGAGCACGACGCGAAGCACCCCGACAAACCCGCCGCGCCGTTCGCCGTCAACCAGATCGTGCACAAGTCGAACGATCGTCTCGAGCACGATCTCGGCGTCTGCGCGCAGTACAAGGTGCCCATCGTCATCACGTCGCTGGGCGCGCGCGAAGAGGTCAATCGCGCCGTTCACGCGTGGGGCGGTATCGTGCTGCACGACATCATCAACAACACGTTTGCGAAGAAGGCCATCGACAAGGGCGCGGACGGCCTGATCGCCGTCGCCGCTGGCGCGGGCGGCCACGCGGGCACGCTCTCGCCGTTCGCGCTCATTCACGAGATCCGCGAATGGTTCGACGGCCCGCTGCTGCTCTCCGGCGCGATCGGCAACGGCAACGCGATCCTCGCGGCGCAGGCGGCGGGCGCGGACCTCGCGTATGTCGGCTCGGCATTCATCGCCACGCACGAAGCGAACGCCGCCGACACCTACAAGCAGATGATCGTGGATGGCAGCGCGGGCGATATCGTCTATTCGAATCTCTTCACGGGCGTGCACGGCAACTATCTGCGCGCGAGCATCGTGGCCAGTGGCCTCGACCCGGACGCGCTGCCGCACGCCGATCCTTCGACGATGAATTTCGGCTCCACCCGCGTGAAGCCGTGGAAGGACATCTGGGGTTCGGGCCAGGGCATCGGCGCGGTGAAGGACATCGTGCCGGCGGCGGAACGGGTTGCGCGTTTGCAGCGCGAATACGAAGCGGCGCGGGCGCGGCTCGGCGTGGCCTCGTCAGCGTTGCCGGTGGAAACCACGGCGGGCTGA
- a CDS encoding PadR family transcriptional regulator produces MSTPHAILIALLEKPSSGYDLARRFDRAIGYFWQATHQQIYRELGRMVAAGWVSVMDDAAASRKKVYAVLPVGRDEVARWVRETPLGPNERNVFLLKLRADAVIGPLGLAEQLARLVRENRARLAVYREIEQRDFGAAVLSRGQALQYAILKAGIRTQESWLAWAAEVGPLVSDASPDA; encoded by the coding sequence ATGTCGACGCCGCACGCCATCCTCATCGCCTTGCTGGAAAAGCCCTCGTCGGGCTACGACCTCGCGCGCCGCTTCGATCGCGCGATCGGCTATTTCTGGCAGGCGACGCATCAGCAGATCTATCGCGAACTGGGCCGGATGGTGGCGGCCGGTTGGGTTTCGGTGATGGACGACGCCGCCGCGTCGCGCAAGAAGGTGTACGCCGTGCTGCCAGTGGGACGCGACGAAGTGGCGCGCTGGGTGCGCGAGACGCCGCTCGGGCCGAACGAGCGCAATGTGTTTCTGCTCAAGCTGCGCGCGGATGCGGTCATCGGGCCGCTGGGGCTTGCCGAACAACTGGCGCGGCTCGTCCGCGAGAATCGCGCGCGGCTGGCGGTGTATCGGGAGATCGAGCAGCGCGATTTTGGCGCGGCGGTGCTGTCTCGCGGGCAAGCGTTGCAGTACGCGATTCTCAAGGCGGGCATACGCACGCAGGAGTCGTGGCTGGCGTGGGCCGCGGAGGTGGGGCCGCTGGTGTCGGATGCGTCGCCGGATGCCTAG
- a CDS encoding PAAR domain-containing protein: MLEGIDNCTHHGTPITFIGAGIWCPACHSRGVIGAKGPHRNATMTGRQQALDGDICLCRCSPPPLCLASQDSAWHEFGLDETVNSGADGKSGSHAVNAVYNEQFRLIDDNGVVLRNVRYRVYAGVNIVAVGTTDANGRTQRIATEGRRDLRLDVLLQK, from the coding sequence GTGCTCGAAGGTATCGACAATTGCACGCATCACGGTACGCCTATTACTTTTATCGGAGCAGGAATCTGGTGTCCCGCTTGCCATTCCAGGGGAGTGATTGGCGCGAAAGGCCCGCATCGCAATGCGACGATGACGGGAAGGCAGCAGGCGCTAGACGGCGATATCTGCCTTTGCCGCTGTAGTCCACCGCCCTTATGTCTCGCATCGCAAGACAGTGCGTGGCATGAGTTTGGGCTTGACGAGACGGTGAACAGCGGCGCGGACGGTAAATCAGGCTCACACGCGGTCAATGCTGTCTACAACGAGCAATTCAGGCTCATCGATGATAACGGTGTCGTACTTCGCAACGTCCGTTATCGCGTGTACGCAGGCGTAAATATCGTGGCGGTTGGAACGACCGATGCAAACGGACGCACGCAACGTATTGCCACAGAAGGGCGTCGAGATCTTCGGCTCGATGTGTTACTTCAAAAATGA
- a CDS encoding M35 family metallo-endopeptidase, which produces MNENSEWVTVHDAACTNTDSDSCVDVVINTTPICPNMSNRQFTEAVVRARDAAISLIKDRIVAFSRWDIGEQTRAKIYFGRADQEIRGILAGGLPRLLAAVQELVPEKIVRWDSGLNRNLTCAVVPDNGSNHAGVCKPDSANRVIAIYSKFCSDSLGELFHAAKVKVLIHECTHYTDTFNSEDIAYGDTEMGMRIFAMQNPDRAIRNADSLTGYIATFDRIVIQ; this is translated from the coding sequence ATGAATGAGAATTCCGAATGGGTGACCGTGCACGATGCCGCATGCACAAATACCGATAGTGACTCCTGTGTCGACGTCGTCATTAACACTACGCCGATTTGTCCGAATATGTCCAATCGGCAATTCACTGAAGCTGTGGTGCGAGCACGGGACGCAGCGATTTCCCTGATAAAAGATCGCATAGTTGCGTTTTCCCGGTGGGATATCGGCGAACAGACTCGTGCGAAAATTTACTTCGGTCGTGCGGACCAGGAAATTCGGGGAATTTTGGCTGGAGGGCTACCGCGGTTGCTAGCCGCCGTGCAGGAGTTGGTGCCAGAAAAGATAGTCCGCTGGGATAGTGGGCTAAACAGAAACCTGACATGCGCTGTCGTGCCGGACAATGGCTCGAATCATGCGGGAGTCTGCAAACCCGACTCCGCGAATCGGGTTATTGCAATATACTCGAAATTTTGTAGTGATTCACTCGGCGAACTGTTTCATGCGGCAAAGGTAAAAGTTTTGATTCACGAGTGTACTCACTATACCGATACATTTAATTCAGAAGATATTGCTTACGGCGATACCGAAATGGGTATGCGAATTTTTGCGATGCAAAATCCCGACCGGGCGATTCGTAACGCAGATAGCCTAACGGGCTACATTGCAACCTTCGACAGGATCGTGATCCAATGA
- a CDS encoding OmpA family protein, protein MNLNGNIRFIALVVVSALSGVFPAAACACTISEEADVQFPFNTVELANADRVAIANAVLEARQWPDVRIQAVVIAGAYVKERNLDRLKEERANTVKAYLNQLGIKNENILIDKKTFTDAMVVKHADGRVDIQQVVVELTPICQGSCASLCDDPRVIPHSRVIK, encoded by the coding sequence ATGAATTTGAATGGAAATATTCGATTTATCGCTCTTGTTGTAGTATCGGCATTGTCAGGTGTTTTCCCCGCTGCAGCTTGTGCTTGTACGATCAGTGAAGAAGCCGATGTGCAATTCCCGTTCAATACGGTTGAACTGGCCAATGCGGACAGAGTCGCTATCGCCAATGCCGTCCTGGAGGCGAGACAATGGCCCGACGTGCGAATTCAGGCCGTGGTTATCGCGGGCGCTTATGTGAAAGAGCGTAATCTCGATCGACTCAAGGAAGAGCGAGCAAACACGGTGAAAGCCTACTTGAACCAGCTCGGGATCAAGAACGAAAATATCTTGATCGACAAGAAGACTTTCACGGACGCGATGGTTGTAAAGCATGCCGATGGTCGCGTCGATATTCAGCAAGTTGTGGTCGAACTTACCCCGATCTGCCAAGGAAGTTGCGCGTCCCTGTGCGACGATCCCCGCGTGATTCCGCACAGCAGAGTGATCAAGTAG
- a CDS encoding aspartate/glutamate racemase family protein — MKTIGVIGGMSWESSAEYYRLLNRYAKARLGGHHNARSLMATVDFAEVEALQRAGDWDALGAQMAQAAQHLERGGADIVLLATNTMHRVCGAIEATIGVPFLHIADPTGRALRAAGVTRAGLLGTRYTMEQDFYVGRLRDVHGIEAIVPDDAGRADVHRIIYDELCHGKVAEESRRVYQRVIDDLKARGAQAVILGCTEITLLIGKEDSALPVFDTTALHAQAAVDWAIGAT, encoded by the coding sequence ATGAAAACGATCGGCGTGATCGGCGGCATGAGTTGGGAATCGTCGGCCGAGTATTACCGGCTGCTGAACCGCTACGCGAAAGCCCGGCTAGGCGGCCACCACAACGCGCGCAGCCTGATGGCAACGGTGGATTTCGCCGAAGTCGAAGCGCTCCAGCGCGCGGGCGACTGGGACGCGCTCGGCGCGCAGATGGCGCAGGCCGCGCAACATCTCGAGCGCGGCGGCGCGGACATCGTGCTGCTCGCGACCAACACGATGCACCGCGTGTGCGGCGCGATCGAAGCGACGATCGGCGTGCCCTTCCTCCACATCGCCGATCCAACCGGACGCGCGCTGCGCGCCGCCGGCGTCACGCGCGCGGGGCTGCTGGGCACGCGCTACACGATGGAGCAGGACTTCTACGTGGGGCGGTTGCGCGACGTGCACGGCATCGAAGCGATCGTGCCCGACGACGCGGGCCGCGCGGACGTGCATCGCATCATTTACGACGAGCTGTGCCACGGCAAGGTGGCCGAGGAATCGCGGCGCGTGTATCAGCGCGTGATCGACGATCTCAAGGCGCGGGGAGCGCAGGCGGTGATTCTCGGGTGCACGGAGATCACGCTGCTGATCGGCAAGGAGGATTCGGCGCTGCCCGTGTTCGACACGACCGCGCTGCATGCCCAGGCGGCGGTGGATTGGGCGATTGGGGCTACTTGA
- a CDS encoding amidohydrolase family protein: MDLIIRHAVLAHAHPAGHATVDIGIAAGRIAAIEAHLTATAREEIDAAGALVSAPFVDAHFHMDATLSYGLPRVNASGTLLEGIALWGELKPDLTQEALVERALQYCDWAVARGLLAIRSHVDVCDPRLLAVEALLEVKRRVAPYLDLQLVAFPQDGVLRSPGAFDNLKRAIALGVEVVGGIPHFERSMAEGAASVRLLCEFAAKKGLRVDMHCDESDDPLSRHIETLAAETHRLGLLGRVTGSHLTSMHSMDNYYVSKLIPLMRESGVAAIANPLINITLQGRADTYPKRRGMTRVPELMAAGVTVAFGHDCVMDPWYSFGSGDMLEVAHMGLHVAQMTGVDASRACFDAVTVNPASILGLEGYGIAPGCAANLVVLDARDPIEAIRLRAARLAVVSRGKIVSRQPAQRASLALEGRPGSVDFKLHR, encoded by the coding sequence ATGGATCTCATCATTCGCCACGCCGTGCTCGCGCATGCGCATCCCGCCGGGCACGCCACGGTCGATATCGGCATCGCGGCGGGGCGCATCGCGGCGATCGAAGCGCATCTCACGGCCACGGCGCGCGAGGAAATCGACGCGGCTGGCGCACTCGTGAGCGCGCCCTTCGTCGACGCGCATTTCCACATGGACGCCACGCTGTCGTACGGCCTGCCGCGCGTGAACGCGTCGGGCACGCTGCTCGAGGGCATTGCGCTGTGGGGCGAACTGAAGCCGGATCTCACGCAGGAAGCGCTGGTCGAGCGCGCGCTTCAGTACTGCGACTGGGCCGTCGCGCGCGGGCTGCTCGCGATTCGTTCGCATGTCGATGTCTGCGATCCGCGCCTGCTCGCGGTCGAGGCGCTGCTCGAAGTGAAGCGCCGCGTCGCGCCGTATCTCGATCTGCAACTCGTGGCGTTTCCGCAGGACGGGGTGCTGCGCAGTCCCGGCGCGTTCGACAATCTCAAACGCGCGATCGCGCTGGGCGTGGAGGTGGTGGGTGGCATTCCGCACTTCGAGCGCAGCATGGCCGAGGGCGCGGCGTCGGTGCGCCTGCTCTGCGAATTCGCCGCGAAGAAGGGCTTGCGCGTGGACATGCATTGCGACGAATCCGACGATCCGCTCTCGCGTCATATCGAAACGCTCGCGGCCGAAACGCACCGGCTCGGTTTGCTGGGCCGCGTCACCGGTTCGCATCTCACGTCCATGCATTCGATGGACAACTATTACGTGAGCAAGCTGATTCCGCTGATGCGCGAGTCGGGGGTGGCGGCGATCGCGAATCCGCTCATCAACATCACGCTGCAAGGTCGCGCCGATACCTATCCGAAGCGGCGCGGCATGACGCGCGTGCCCGAGTTGATGGCGGCGGGCGTGACGGTCGCGTTCGGCCACGACTGCGTGATGGACCCGTGGTACAGCTTCGGCTCCGGCGACATGCTCGAAGTCGCCCACATGGGCCTGCACGTCGCGCAGATGACGGGCGTGGACGCTTCGCGCGCCTGCTTCGACGCGGTGACAGTCAATCCCGCGAGCATTCTCGGCCTCGAAGGCTATGGCATCGCGCCGGGCTGCGCCGCGAATCTCGTCGTGCTGGACGCGCGCGATCCCATCGAGGCGATTCGTTTGCGCGCCGCGCGCCTTGCCGTGGTGAGCCGTGGCAAGATCGTGAGCCGGCAACCGGCGCAGCGCGCGTCGCTCGCGCTCGAAGGGCGGCCCGGGAGCGTCGATTTCAAGCTGCATCGCTGA
- a CDS encoding M3 family metallopeptidase: MATSNSDNPLLDFSGLPRFGEIRPEHVTPALDVLLANAKGAVERAAAPITPAQWDDVVEPVERVTEPLSRAWGVIGHLNAVADTPELRAVYGENLPRVTEFWSSVGQNLELFKKYKAITSHNSFELLSGERKKILDNAVRDFRLSGAELPEDQKPRFAELQERQAALSKAFSDHVLDATNGYALYATSEAELAGLPEDVIAGAREAAERENKEGYKFTLHFPSYFPVLQYSENRAMRETMYRAYVTRASELGAVYGGGKAEWDNTAIVEEQLKLRAEEAKMLGYNNFAEVSLTPKMAESPAQVMSFLEDLATRARPHAEKDWEELREFAASELGLTQMEPWDVAFAAERLRQNRYSFSENEVKQYFPEDFVLKGLFKVTETLFGVRIRDDNAPVWNDSVRFFRVENTDGTLVAQFYLDLYAREGKRGGAWMDDARSRRKLDANGVQTPVAYLTCNFSAPVGGRPACFTHDEVITLFHEFGHGLHHMLTRVDELSVSGINGVEWDAVELPSQFMENFCWEWDVLTEMTSHVETAKPLPRELFDKMLAAKNFQSGLGTLRQIVFSMFDMALHVDFDASQGKTVNELAREMNERYHVIPQAAFSRWPNTFSHIFAGGYAAGYYSYKWAEVLSADAYAAFEEAAQAAKSSVLDAATGTRYRKEILEVGGSRPAMESFKAFRGREPSIDALLRHNGMEQPPAQH; the protein is encoded by the coding sequence ATGGCTACTTCGAATTCCGACAATCCGCTCCTCGACTTCAGCGGCCTGCCGCGCTTCGGCGAGATTCGCCCCGAGCACGTCACGCCCGCACTCGACGTGCTGCTCGCGAACGCCAAAGGCGCCGTCGAGCGCGCTGCCGCGCCCATCACGCCCGCGCAATGGGACGACGTGGTCGAGCCGGTCGAGCGCGTGACCGAGCCGCTTTCGCGCGCCTGGGGCGTGATCGGCCATCTGAACGCCGTCGCCGACACGCCGGAACTGCGCGCCGTGTATGGCGAAAACCTGCCGCGCGTGACCGAATTCTGGTCGAGCGTCGGCCAGAATCTCGAGCTGTTCAAGAAGTACAAGGCCATCACCAGTCACAACTCGTTCGAACTGCTTTCGGGCGAGCGCAAGAAGATTCTCGACAACGCCGTGCGCGATTTTCGCCTCTCCGGCGCGGAACTGCCCGAAGACCAGAAGCCGCGTTTCGCCGAGTTGCAGGAACGCCAGGCCGCGCTCTCGAAGGCCTTCTCCGACCACGTGCTCGACGCCACCAACGGCTACGCGTTATACGCCACGAGCGAGGCCGAACTCGCGGGCCTGCCCGAAGACGTGATCGCCGGCGCGCGTGAAGCCGCCGAACGCGAGAACAAGGAAGGCTACAAGTTCACGCTGCACTTCCCTTCGTATTTCCCGGTGCTCCAGTATTCGGAAAACCGTGCGATGCGCGAGACGATGTATCGCGCCTATGTCACGCGCGCCTCGGAACTCGGGGCCGTGTACGGCGGCGGCAAGGCCGAATGGGACAACACGGCTATCGTCGAGGAACAGCTGAAGCTGCGCGCCGAAGAAGCGAAGATGCTCGGCTACAACAACTTCGCCGAAGTCTCCCTCACGCCGAAGATGGCCGAGTCGCCCGCGCAGGTCATGAGCTTTCTCGAAGACCTCGCCACGCGCGCGCGTCCGCATGCCGAGAAAGACTGGGAGGAACTGCGCGAATTCGCCGCGAGCGAGCTGGGCCTCACGCAAATGGAACCGTGGGACGTGGCCTTCGCGGCCGAGCGTCTGCGCCAGAACCGCTACTCGTTCTCCGAGAACGAAGTGAAGCAGTACTTCCCGGAAGACTTCGTGCTCAAGGGCCTCTTCAAGGTCACGGAAACACTGTTCGGCGTGCGTATTCGCGACGACAACGCGCCGGTCTGGAACGATAGCGTGCGCTTCTTCCGCGTCGAGAACACCGACGGCACCCTCGTCGCCCAGTTCTATCTCGACCTCTACGCGCGCGAAGGCAAGCGCGGCGGCGCGTGGATGGACGACGCCCGGTCGCGCCGCAAGCTCGACGCCAACGGCGTGCAAACACCGGTCGCGTATCTCACCTGCAACTTCTCCGCGCCCGTGGGCGGCCGCCCGGCCTGCTTCACGCACGACGAAGTCATCACGCTGTTCCACGAGTTCGGCCACGGTCTGCATCACATGCTCACGCGCGTCGACGAACTCTCGGTGTCGGGCATCAACGGCGTGGAATGGGACGCGGTCGAACTGCCCTCGCAGTTCATGGAGAACTTCTGCTGGGAGTGGGACGTGCTCACGGAAATGACCTCGCACGTGGAAACCGCCAAGCCGCTGCCGCGCGAACTGTTCGACAAGATGCTGGCCGCGAAGAACTTCCAGAGCGGTCTGGGCACGCTGCGCCAGATCGTGTTCTCAATGTTCGACATGGCGCTGCACGTCGACTTCGACGCCTCGCAGGGCAAGACCGTGAACGAGCTGGCGCGCGAGATGAACGAGCGTTATCACGTGATTCCGCAAGCGGCGTTCTCGCGTTGGCCGAACACGTTCAGCCACATCTTCGCGGGCGGCTACGCGGCGGGCTACTACAGCTACAAGTGGGCCGAAGTGCTTTCCGCCGACGCTTACGCGGCCTTCGAAGAAGCCGCCCAGGCCGCGAAATCGAGCGTCCTCGACGCGGCCACGGGCACGCGCTACCGCAAGGAGATTCTCGAAGTGGGCGGCAGCCGGCCGGCCATGGAATCGTTCAAGGCGTTCCGCGGCCGCGAGCCCAGCATCGACGCGCTGCTGCGTCACAACGGCATGGAACAGCCGCCCGCGCAGCACTAA
- the folD gene encoding bifunctional methylenetetrahydrofolate dehydrogenase/methenyltetrahydrofolate cyclohydrolase FolD, translating to MTATLIDGLALSKKLRADVATRAAALTARGHQPGLAVVLVGDNPASEVYVRNKIKACEDNGLHSSYDRYPATLSEADLLARIDALNNDPKIHGILVQLPLPKHIDSHKVIEAIAPEKDVDGFHVANAGALMTGQPLFRPCTPYGVMKMFEEYQIPLEGANAVVIGRSNIVGKPMALLLLEKGATVTICHSKTRDLAKHTRDADIVVAAVGKRNVLTADMVKPGVTVIDVGMNRDDNGKLCGDVDFAGLQNVAGYITPVPGGVGPMTITMLLVNTIEAAERAANAA from the coding sequence ATGACTGCCACCCTCATCGACGGCCTCGCCCTCTCAAAGAAACTGCGCGCCGACGTCGCCACGCGCGCCGCCGCCCTCACCGCACGCGGCCATCAGCCGGGCCTCGCGGTCGTGCTGGTCGGCGACAACCCGGCGAGCGAGGTCTACGTGCGCAACAAGATCAAGGCGTGCGAGGACAACGGCCTGCATTCTTCGTACGACCGCTATCCCGCGACGCTCTCCGAAGCCGATCTGCTCGCGCGCATCGACGCCCTGAACAACGATCCGAAGATCCACGGCATCCTCGTGCAACTGCCGCTGCCGAAGCACATCGACAGCCACAAGGTGATCGAGGCGATCGCGCCCGAGAAGGACGTGGACGGTTTTCACGTGGCCAACGCGGGCGCGCTCATGACGGGCCAGCCGCTGTTCCGCCCGTGCACGCCCTACGGCGTCATGAAGATGTTCGAGGAGTACCAGATCCCGCTCGAGGGCGCGAACGCCGTGGTGATCGGCCGCTCGAACATCGTCGGCAAGCCAATGGCGCTGCTGCTGCTCGAAAAGGGCGCCACGGTCACCATTTGCCACAGCAAGACGCGCGACCTCGCGAAGCACACGCGCGACGCGGACATCGTGGTGGCCGCCGTCGGCAAGCGCAACGTGCTGACGGCCGACATGGTCAAGCCGGGCGTGACGGTGATCGACGTGGGCATGAACCGCGACGACAACGGCAAACTCTGCGGCGACGTCGATTTCGCGGGCCTGCAGAATGTGGCCGGCTACATCACGCCGGTGCCGGGCGGCGTGGGTCCGATGACCATCACCATGCTGCTCGTGAACACGATCGAAGCCGCCGAGCGCGCCGCGAACGCGGCCTGA
- the fixJ gene encoding oxygen response regulator transcription factor FixJ, producing MNSPVTTQETVFVVDDDEAVRDSLRWLLEANGYRVQCFVSAEEFLEGYQPAQQAGQIACLILDVRMSGMSGLELQERLLAENASLPTIFVTGHGDVPMAVSTMKKGAMDFIEKPFDEAELRKLVERMLDKARNESSNVQQQRAAAERLGKLTAREHQVLERIIAGRLNKQIADDLGISIKTVEAHRANIMEKLNVNTVADLLRLALSNKPQQAQQQ from the coding sequence ATGAACAGCCCAGTCACCACCCAGGAAACCGTCTTTGTCGTTGATGATGACGAGGCCGTACGAGACTCGCTGCGTTGGCTCCTCGAAGCGAACGGCTACCGCGTGCAGTGCTTTGTCAGCGCGGAGGAGTTCCTCGAGGGTTACCAGCCGGCGCAACAGGCCGGGCAGATCGCCTGCCTGATTCTGGACGTGCGCATGTCGGGCATGAGCGGCCTCGAACTGCAGGAGCGCCTGCTCGCCGAAAACGCTTCGCTGCCGACCATCTTCGTGACGGGCCACGGCGACGTGCCGATGGCGGTCTCGACGATGAAGAAAGGCGCGATGGACTTCATCGAAAAGCCGTTCGACGAAGCCGAACTGCGCAAGCTCGTCGAACGCATGCTCGACAAGGCGCGCAACGAAAGCAGCAACGTGCAGCAGCAGCGCGCGGCCGCCGAGCGCCTCGGCAAGCTCACGGCGCGCGAACACCAGGTGCTCGAACGCATCATCGCGGGCCGCCTGAACAAGCAGATCGCCGACGATCTCGGCATCAGCATCAAGACGGTGGAGGCGCACCGCGCCAACATCATGGAAAAGCTCAACGTCAACACGGTCGCCGACCTGCTGCGTCTCGCGCTCTCCAACAAGCCGCAACAGGCGCAGCAGCAATAA